GGTCGGAGTAGGTGACCCGCGGGATGCCGGCCTCGTCGATGACCGCCGGGTTCTTGCCGGCGATCTCCTCGGCCACGAAGATGCCCTGCTGGAAGCCGCGGTGCGCGAGCTGGAGGCCGGGAACGATGTCGCCGACCGCGTAGATGTTGCCGACGCCGGTGTGCAGGCGCTCGTTGGTGATCACGAAGCCGCGGTCCAGGGTGATGCCCTGCTCCTCGTAACCCAGGCCGGCGGTGGTCGGGCCGCGGCCGACCGCGACCAGCAGGACCTCCGCCTCCAGGGTCTCGCCACCGGCGATGGTGACCTTGACGCCGTCCGCGGTCTTCTCCACCTTCTCGAACGGCTTGCCGACCTTGAAGTTGATCTTCCGCTTGCGGAAGGCGCGCTCGACGGTCTTCGAGATCTCCTCGTCCTCCGCGGCGACCAGCCGGGGGAGGGCCTCGACGATGGTCACGTCGGCGCCGAACGACTTCCACACGCTGGCGAACTCGACGCCGATCACGCCGCCGCCCAGCACGATCGCCGAGCTCGGCACCCGGTCCAGCTTCAGCGCGTGCTCGCTGGTGATCACCCGCGTGCCGTCGACCTCCAGGCCCGGCAGCGAGCGGGAGTAGGAGCCGGTGGCCAGGATGACGTTACGGCCGGTGTAGCGCTGCCCGTCGACCTCGACGGTGTCCTTGCCGACCAGCTTGCCGGCGCCCTGGACCAGGGTGATGTTCTTGTTGTGGCCCAGCAGGCCCTGCAGGCCCTTGTACAGACGGCCGACGACACCGTCCTTGTACGCGTTCACCCCGGCCATGTCGATCCCGACCAGGTCGGCCTTGACGCCGAACTGCTCGCTCTCCCGGGTCTGGTCGGCGATCTCCGCCGCGTGCAGGAGGGCCTTGGTCGGGATGCAGCCACGGTGCAGGCAGGTGCCTCCGACCTCGGCCTTGTCGATCAGCGCTACGGAGAGGTTCAGTTCGGCGGCGCGCAGCGCGGCCGCGTACCCGCCGCTGCCTGCGCCGAGAATGACGATGTCGAAGGTTCCGCCGTTCGGCTGGCTCACGTTGACTCCAGTAGTCGAGTCGTCGCCATGTGGGTCACACAATGGAAACGGTCACAGTCCCGTCTCGGACATCTTGTCACTTCTGGACCCGCTCTATGCGGGCAGGTGCCCCAAGACACGTCACCTCGTCGTACCCTTGCGGGACCTGAGACGAGGGGGAGCGGAAGTGGCTTGGTTTCGACGGCGCCCGAGATCGGTCGGAGCCGGAGGGCGACGGGTTGACCAGGCCGATCTCGACCACCTTACGCAGTTCGTCCGGAGCCGGACGGGCGTCGAGGCCTTCGTCGAGCCGCGGACCACGGTGACCGAGACCACCGTGTTGCTTGTCGCACACGACGGCGAATGGACCCGGCGGCGGATCGAGTCGCCCGAGGTCGCGCGCCGTTTCGCGCACCAGCTCTCACTGCCGATCTATGACGTCCGGCTGCTCGGTTATCCGCAGCGGATGCGCGATTTCAACGCCCGGCAGAAACGCCGCCCGGCCTGATCCGGCCGGGCGGCGTCCCGGTCAGAGACTCTCGACCACGCGCAGCAGGGTGCGGACCGGCACGCCGGTCCCGCCCTTGGTCCAGTACCCGGTCGCCTCGCCGGAGTGGTACCCCGGACCGGCGATGTCGATGTGCGCCCACTCCACGCCCGGCGCCACGAACTCGCGCAGGAACACGCCACCCTGGAGCATGTGCCCGGCGCGGTCCAGGTTGGCGTTGGTCTGGCAGATGTCGGCGATCTCCGACTCCATGCCCTTGCGCACGTCGTCCGGCAGCGGCATCGGCCAGGACGGCTCGCCGACCGCGTCGCCGGCCGACTTGACCAGCGCGGTGGCCTCCTCCGAGCCCATCAGGCCGGAGATCCGCTTGCCCAGCGAGATCACCTGCCCGCCGGTCAGGGTGGACGTCTCGAACAGGTAGTCGGCGCCGTCCGCGCAGGCCCGGGCCATCGCGTCGCCGAGCACCATGCGGCCCTCGGCGTCGGTGTTGAACACCTCGACCCGCTTGCCGTTGAACATCGTGATCACGTCGCCCGGCCGGTACGCCGACCCGGACGGCATGTTCTCCGCGATCGCCAGGTAACCGGAGACGGCGACCCCCGGCTTGACCGCGGCGATCGCCAGCATGGTCGCGGCGACCGCGGCCGCCCCGGCCATGTCCGACTTCATCTCCCACATGCCGGCGGCCGGCTTGATGCTCACGCCACCGGTGTCGAACGTGATGCCCTTGCCGATCAGCGCGACCCGCTTCGGCTCGGCGACACCCTCCGGCGTGTAGGTCAGCTTGACCAGCCGCGGCGGCGCCTCGGAACCCTGGCCGACCGCCACGATGCCGCCGTACCCACCGGCCTTGAGCTGCTCGAAGTCGAGCACCTCGACGGCCAGCCCGGCCTCGCCGGCGGCCTCCGCGATCAGGTCGGCGAAGGTCGCCGGGCGCAGCATGTTCGGCGGCATGTTGACCCAGTCCCGGGCCTGCCGGACCGCGCGGCCGACCACCGCGGCTCGGGTCAGCTCGGCCTGGGCCGCCTCGTCGGCGGCGTCCGGCACGTGCACCTGCAACGCGCCCACCGGCTCCCGGCGGCCCTTCTGCGGCTTGGTCTTGTAGCCGGCGAACCGGTAGCCACCGAGCAGCGCGCCCTCCAGCGTCGCCCGCAGCACCGCCGGGGCGTCCGCGTCGTCCGGCACCGGCAGGGCCAGCGCCACCGTGGCGCTGCCGGCCAGCGCGCGCACCGCGGCGCCGGTGCCCCGGCGCAGCGTCTCCAGGTCGGGCGCGGACCCGGACGGCTCGTCGCCCAGACCCACGGCGACCACCAGCGGCGCGGTGACCGTGCCGAGCGTGGCCAGCTTGGTCACCTCACCGGGCGCGCCGGTCGCGCCGAGCAGCGCCAGCGTCGAGGTCAGCTTCCCGTCGAACGCCGCGGCGATGCTCTCCGCGCCGGACGCCGGAAGCAGGGCGCCGTCCTGGTCGGGCTGGCTGTGCAGGCCGATGACGATGGCATCGACCGCCAATTCGGCCGGGTCGGTGTCGACCAGGCTGAGGCTGGGCTGGGTCACTCGGGCACTCCGCGACGTTGGGGGCGGGAGCCGCCGCACGGCGATCTCCCGGCTGGTGGGAAACACTTGGTATTCCCCGCGACTCTAACCAGCCCCAAGGTCACCGGTAAGTTGAGTCTCATGTCTGCCGAGTTGTTCCGCTCTCCGCTGCACGAACGCCACGTCGCGCTGGGGGCGAAACTCGCTCCGTTCGGCGGCTGGGAGATGCCGCTGGAGTACGCGGGCGGCGGCGTCCTCAAGGAGCACGCCGCGGTCCGCGAGGCGGCCGGCGTCTTCGACGTGTCGCACCTGGGCAAGGCGCGCGTGACGGGCCCTGGAGCGGCCGAGTTCGTCAACTCCTGCCTGACCAACGACCTGGCCCGGATCGCTCCCGGCAAGGCGCAGTACACGCTCTGCTGCGACGAGAGCGGCGGTGTGGTCGACGATCTGATCGCGTACCTCTACGGCCCCGACGACGTCTTCCTGATCCCGAACGCGGCGAACACCGCCGAGGTGGTCCGCCGTCTCGCCGCCGCGGCCCCGGCGGGCGTCTCGGTGACCGGGCAGCACCGCGACCACGCGATCCTCGCCGTCCAGGGCCCGGAGTCCGCGTCCGTCCTGAGCCGGCTCGGCCTGCCCACCGACCACGAGTACATGTCGTTCACCGAGGCGACGCTCGGCGACGCCACGCTGATCGTCTGCCGCACCGGCTACACCGGCGAGCACGGCTACGAGCTGGTCATTCGCTGGGACTCGGCGACCACGGTCTGGGACGCGCTGATCGGTGCCGGGGTACGGCCGTGCGGGCTCGGCGCGCGCGACACCCTGCGTACCGAAATGGGTTATCCCTTGCACGGCCAGGAACTCTCCCTGGACATCTCCCCGGTCCAGGCCCGCGCCGGCTGGGCGGTCGGCTGGTCCAAGCCCGCCTTCTGGGGCCGCGACGCCCTGCTCGCCGAGAAGGCGGCCGGCCCGCGCCGCCAGCTGCGCGGCCTGGAGCTGACCGGCCGCGGCATCCCGCGCGGCCACATGGCCGTGTACGCGGACGGCGTCCAGGTCGGCGAGACCACCAGCGGCACCTTCTCGCCGACGAAGAAGGCCGGCATCGCCCTGGCCCTGATCGACACCGCCCCGGCCCTCCCGGACGGCACCCTGGTCGAGATCGACATCCGCGGCCGGCGCACCGAGGCCCGCCTGGTCAAGCCGCCGTTCGTGCAGCCCTCGGTCCGCTGACCCGCAGGGTCCGCTCCGGGCCGCTTCATCCCCAACCCGGTTCCCGGTACGCCCGCAGCCGCCCACGTCATCACACCCCGCCCGCCCAGGGGGCCGACCCATCGGTCAGTGTGGCGGAGCCGGCCAAGATCGGGTACGCGCCCTGTGGACAACCCGCACCTGTGGACAGCGCGGATCAGCGCGACGACCGCCAGCCCGACGGCTCCGGCTGGTCCCGATGGCCGTATCTGAGCTCAAGATAGGGCTGTGAGTGCCAGCCCGAGGGTTCCGGCTGGTGCTGGTGGCCGTATCTGGGTTCGGGATAGGGCCGTGGGTGCCAGCTCGAGGGGTCCGGCTGGTCCTGGTGGACGTATCTGGGTTCGGGATAGGGCCGTGGGTGCCAGCTCGAGGGGTCCGGCTGGTCCTGGTGGACGTATCTGGGCTGGGGATAGGGCCGTGAGTGCCAGCCCGAGCGGCCCGGCTGGTCCTGGTGGACGTATCTGAGCTCGGGATAGGGCCATGAGCGCCAGCCCGCGTCTTGGCTTGTAGTGCGAGCCCTTGTCCGGCCGGGACAACAACGACTCCGAGAGCAGGCCGGGGTAGGGGCTGGGGCTCTGAGAGCACCCGATGGGCGTACCGGAAACCGGCACCACCCCAAGCTCCGCCCGCCGCAACCGGACCGCGAATCCCGCGCCACCCAAAGGCAGCGGACCGTGAGCGGCGGCCGAGACAGTCCCGGCAGCCCGGCGGCCGCGCCCACCAGCAAACGTGAACGTGGATCAGCGCAGCGACAGCGCGATGACCGTCACCGTGGTGGCGGTCTCGACGCAAGCGCCCAGCACATCCCCGGTGATGCCGCCGAACCGCCGCGCGCAGTGCCGCAGCAGCACCAGAACGCCGGAGACCGCGACCGCCACAGCGAGCGGTCCCTGCCAGAGGCGGCCCGGCACCGCGGGAATCGCCGCCGCCGCGACGACCGCGACGGCGAGCAGGGCGACCGGCACCGGCACCGTGGCGGCCACCAGCGCGCCCAGCCCGTCCGGGCGGGCCGCCGGCACCCCGCGCCGACAGGCCAGCGTGATCGCGAGCCGTCCGGTGCTCCAGGCGATCACCAGCGCCCACCAGCCGACCGCTGAGATCGCGGCCGCCTGGATGAGCAGGACCGCCACGAGCGCCACGACGCCAAATGGCCCGATATCCGGTTTTTTCATGATTTCCAGGGCGGCGGGGCCGGACCGGTAGGAGCCGAGCGCATCCACCGTGTCGGCCAGCCCGTCGAGGTGCAGCCCGCGGGTCAGCAGCGCCCCCACGGCCACCGTAACCCCACCGGCGACCATGCCGGGCGCGCCGAGCGCCCGCAGCCCCTCGTGCAGGGCCGCGAGCGCCAGCCCGAGCAGCGCGCCGACCAGCGGCGCGAGACCCATCGCGACGGCGGCGGCCGGCCGGTCCACCCGGCCGCCACGCACCGGCAGCACGGTCAGCGTGGTGACCGCCAGCCGCAGCCCGTCGATCACGAACGGCCGGCCGCGCCGTCCTCGGCCGGACCGGCGGGATCGCCGAAGCCGTCGCCGGCCGCCGGGCCGGCGGGATCGCCGAAGCCGTTGCCGGCCGCCGGACCGGCGGATTCGCCGAAGCCGTTGCCGGCCGCCGGACCGGCGGATTCGCCGAAGCCGTCGCCGGCCGCCGGACCGTCCATGACGACGGTGGCCTCATCCCCGGCCTCGTCCGCCGACGTCAGGTTGGCGTCCGGGTCGGCGAGGCCGTCGTCGTCGTGGCCGGCCAGCAGCGCCGGATGCACCGGCAGGGCCGCGGCCAGCCCGATCGTGGTCCGCAGCAGCGGCAGCACGGCCAGCGCGTTCGCGCCCTCGCCCAGGTCCAGGCCGAGATCCAGCACCGGGGTCAGGCCGAGCACGTCCGCGCCCTGTTTGACCAGCGCCAGCGTGCCCGCCTCGGGCAGCAGGCACCAGTGCCGGGTCTGCCCCGCCACGTCCCGGGCGATCAGCCCGGCCGCGATGCCGAGCGGCCCGTCCACCAGGACCGGGAGGCGCCGGGCGGCCGCGCCGAGCAGCAGGCCGGTGGCGACCGCGAGATCCAGGCCGCCGAGCTCGCGCAGGATGTCGGTGGCGCCGCGCGGCTCCTGCCGGATCCGGTGCAGGGCGTCCCGGATCGCGGCGCAGCGCACCATCCAGGCGTGGTCGTCGAACTTCCCGCCGGGCAGCAGGACCCGGGGGAGGGTGGCGGCCGGCTCGGCGCCGGTGGTGGCGGCGAGCACCGCGGTCGCCACCGCTTCCACGCCGACCCCGATCCCGGCCAGCAGCAGCGCGTCCCGGCCGGCGTCGGCGGCCTCGTCGGCCAGCTGCCAGCCCTGCCGCAGCGCCGCGTCGACCGCGTGGTCGGCGGC
Above is a genomic segment from Actinoplanes ianthinogenes containing:
- a CDS encoding adenosylcobinamide-GDP ribazoletransferase; protein product: MIDGLRLAVTTLTVLPVRGGRVDRPAAAVAMGLAPLVGALLGLALAALHEGLRALGAPGMVAGGVTVAVGALLTRGLHLDGLADTVDALGSYRSGPAALEIMKKPDIGPFGVVALVAVLLIQAAAISAVGWWALVIAWSTGRLAITLACRRGVPAARPDGLGALVAATVPVPVALLAVAVVAAAAIPAVPGRLWQGPLAVAVAVSGVLVLLRHCARRFGGITGDVLGACVETATTVTVIALSLR
- the lpdA gene encoding dihydrolipoyl dehydrogenase, with the protein product MSQPNGGTFDIVILGAGSGGYAAALRAAELNLSVALIDKAEVGGTCLHRGCIPTKALLHAAEIADQTRESEQFGVKADLVGIDMAGVNAYKDGVVGRLYKGLQGLLGHNKNITLVQGAGKLVGKDTVEVDGQRYTGRNVILATGSYSRSLPGLEVDGTRVITSEHALKLDRVPSSAIVLGGGVIGVEFASVWKSFGADVTIVEALPRLVAAEDEEISKTVERAFRKRKINFKVGKPFEKVEKTADGVKVTIAGGETLEAEVLLVAVGRGPTTAGLGYEEQGITLDRGFVITNERLHTGVGNIYAVGDIVPGLQLAHRGFQQGIFVAEEIAGKNPAVIDEAGIPRVTYSDPEVASVGLTEAKAKEKYGADKVTSYNYNLGGNGKSQILKTAGFVKLVRVEDGPVVGVHMVGARMGELVGEAQLIYNWEAFPEEVAQLVHAHPTQNEALGEAFLALAGKPLHAHS
- the gcvT gene encoding glycine cleavage system aminomethyltransferase GcvT, which produces MSAELFRSPLHERHVALGAKLAPFGGWEMPLEYAGGGVLKEHAAVREAAGVFDVSHLGKARVTGPGAAEFVNSCLTNDLARIAPGKAQYTLCCDESGGVVDDLIAYLYGPDDVFLIPNAANTAEVVRRLAAAAPAGVSVTGQHRDHAILAVQGPESASVLSRLGLPTDHEYMSFTEATLGDATLIVCRTGYTGEHGYELVIRWDSATTVWDALIGAGVRPCGLGARDTLRTEMGYPLHGQELSLDISPVQARAGWAVGWSKPAFWGRDALLAEKAAGPRRQLRGLELTGRGIPRGHMAVYADGVQVGETTSGTFSPTKKAGIALALIDTAPALPDGTLVEIDIRGRRTEARLVKPPFVQPSVR
- a CDS encoding leucyl aminopeptidase — its product is MTQPSLSLVDTDPAELAVDAIVIGLHSQPDQDGALLPASGAESIAAAFDGKLTSTLALLGATGAPGEVTKLATLGTVTAPLVVAVGLGDEPSGSAPDLETLRRGTGAAVRALAGSATVALALPVPDDADAPAVLRATLEGALLGGYRFAGYKTKPQKGRREPVGALQVHVPDAADEAAQAELTRAAVVGRAVRQARDWVNMPPNMLRPATFADLIAEAAGEAGLAVEVLDFEQLKAGGYGGIVAVGQGSEAPPRLVKLTYTPEGVAEPKRVALIGKGITFDTGGVSIKPAAGMWEMKSDMAGAAAVAATMLAIAAVKPGVAVSGYLAIAENMPSGSAYRPGDVITMFNGKRVEVFNTDAEGRMVLGDAMARACADGADYLFETSTLTGGQVISLGKRISGLMGSEEATALVKSAGDAVGEPSWPMPLPDDVRKGMESEIADICQTNANLDRAGHMLQGGVFLREFVAPGVEWAHIDIAGPGYHSGEATGYWTKGGTGVPVRTLLRVVESL